One region of Wyeomyia smithii strain HCP4-BCI-WySm-NY-G18 chromosome 3, ASM2978416v1, whole genome shotgun sequence genomic DNA includes:
- the LOC129730258 gene encoding protein pygopus-like isoform X2 translates to MTHNLGMASYRLPGSGLGCPPDFKSPSESPQLPISAPSQPKRRKKSSNANSANSAASQPTPTPSPQDLLPPPPTGYGDTIVASNPFDDTPTHTPSPHLGHMHHGGPGMMGHMGGGGMGHGGPMGMNHMGMHPHHMGGPMGHHGPPHGPPHGGPHGGPMHGMPPHAMGHGPGHGSPHHGMGPHGPMGPGGPQGPPMRAMGMGMGSPMGHPMHMNSGMAQMGGLGPHGPIQRGGMSPMGTMPGAQMGGLSPMGGINQNLSPMGPMGGMSPMSQQQMNNKSVGSPMSGGNIGSPMSSMPGMGSPHGGGQGQMLGSPMNTSGGHMNNGPMGPPMNSPLGNGPPNHVPMGPHSAGHSQPVSSAGQTVGGQTSPNMAGVNSNNRMNLPNGAMTNQQSGNPNQLPHQLGHQQQPNSQQGPGQSQQQQANPQHQMQSQPLPPHPPHPQQQQQSHASPLPHQSPHAHHQQGPGPNSGSVGSGPGSGGPGPGGPMGPQQQQQMNPAGVGPGSNSLGGMNPAGMGPGGMGGMSSNPMGGMNHHPSHHPGNHLGNHPGNHQQNPHMPPSLGGGGGGGGGGGPNSMHHHMGMLPHGNMPPSHAGHRPPMGPGGPMGPGGPGGMGMGGPPMGGPMGHMGGMGGGMGGSPLQSPHMMGGPGGPGGPMGGPGGPMGGLGPPGNGPPPNHHHHMGMFGPKPMPVTSGKLYPPDQSKVFNPQNPNAPPIYPCGGCHKEVHDNDQGILCESGCNFWFHRTCSGLTEAAFLLIHHEVYAEWCCDKCLSSKNIPLVKFKP, encoded by the exons ATGACACACAATTTGGGAATGGCATCGTATCGATTACCAGGCTCCGGACTGGGATGTCCGCCGGATTTCAAGTCACCATCAGAGTCACCCCAGCTGCCCATTTCGGCGCCCAGTCAGCCGAAGAGGCGAAAAAAAAGCTCTAACGCGAACAGTGCGAACTCTGCGGCCTCGCAGCCGACGCCGACGCCCTCACCTCAAGATTTACTGCCACCTCCACCAACGGGCTACGGCGATACAATTGTAGCGTCGAATCCATTCGATGACACGCCCACGCATACACCCTCTCCTCATCTCGGCCATATGCACCACGGAGGGCCAGGGATGATGGGTCATATGGGCGGTGGAGGGATGGGCCATGGAGGTCCAATGGGTATGAACCACATGGGTATGCATCCACATCACATGGGAGGACCGATGGGACATCATGGACCTCCACATGGTCCACCCCATGGTGGTCCTCATGGAGGTCCCATGCACGGAATGCCACCGCATGCAATGGGGCATGGACCTGGTCACGGATCTCCTCACCATGGTATGGGTCCTCACGGTCCAATGGGACCTGGTGGTCCACAAGGTCCTCCAATGCGAGCAATGGGCATGGGTATGGGTAGTCCTATGGGACATCCGATGCATATGAATTCTGGCATGGCACAAATGGGTGGTTTAGGTCCACATGGACCAATACAACGAGGTGGAATGAGCCCTATGGGCACAATGCCTGGAGCACAAATGGGAGGTCTAAGTCCAATGGGTGGCATCAATCAAAATTTGTCCCCAATGGGACCAATGGGTGGAATGTCACCAATGAGTCAACAgcaaatgaacaacaaatcagtAGGAAGCCCAATGAGTGGTGGAAACATAGGCAGTCCAATGAGCTCCATGCCCGGTATGGGTTCGCCTCATGGTGGTGGACAGGGTCAAATGTTGGGTAGCCCAATGAACACCAGTGGCGGTCATATGAACAATGGTCCGATGGGACCTCCAATGAATAGTCCTCTTGGTAATGGACCTCCAAATCACGTTCCCATGGGTCCGCATTCGGCAGGCCATAGTCAACCAGTGTCATCGGCCGGACAAACTGTCGGAGGACAAACTTCGCCGAATATGGCCGGtgttaatagtaataatagaaTGAACTTACCCAACGGTGCAATGACAAATCAGCAATCAGGGAATCCCAATCAATTACCTCATCAGCTGGGCCATCAACAGCAACCGAATAGTCAGCAAGGGCCAGGCCAATCCCAACAGCAGCAAGCAAATCCTCAACATCAAATGCAA TCACAGCCTCTGCCACCTCATCCACCACATCctcaacagcagcaacaatcgCACGCGTCACCGTTGCCGCATCAGTCACCTCATGCTCACCATCAGCAAGGCCCTGGTCCAAACAGTGGTTCCGTAGGTAGTGGTCCCGGTTCGGGTGGGCCGGGTCCAGGAGGTCCCATGGGAccgcaacagcaacagcagatGAATCCGGCTGGTGTCGGTCCTGGTAGCAATAGTTTAGGTGGCATGAACCCAGCTGGTATGGGTCCTGGCGGAATGGGTGGAATGTCGTCGAACCCAATGGGTGGAATGAACCATCACCCTTCGCATCATCCCGGCAATCATCTTGGAAACCATCCTGGCAATCATCAACAAAATCCTCACATGCCTCCATCGTTGGGTGGCGGcggtggaggaggaggaggtggAGGTCCTAACAGTATGCATCATCACATGGGAATGTTACCGCACGGAAATATGCCACCGAGTCACGCCGGACATAGGCCACCGATGGGTCCAGGAGGTCCCATGGGTCCAGGTGGTCCCGGAGGTATGGGAATGGGAGGACCCCCGATGGGTGGCCCCATGGGCCATATGGGTGGCATGGGAGGCGGTATGGGTGGTAGCCCACTGCAATCTCCTCATATGATGGGTGGTCCGGGAGGACCTGGAGGACCGATGGGTGGCCCTGGCGGCCCAATGGGTGGTCTTGGGCCACCGGGAAATGGGCCACCGCCAAACCATCATCATCACATGGGTATGTTTGGCCCGAAACCGATGCCAGTGACGTCGGGGAAACTGTACCCACCAGATCAGTCGAAAGTGTTCAACCCACAGAATCCGAACGCACCTCCCATCTATCCCTGTGGGGGTTGTCACAAGGAGGTGCACGACAACGATCAAGGAATCTTGTGTGAATCCGGGTGCAACTTTTGGTTCCATAG
- the LOC129730258 gene encoding protein pygopus-like isoform X1 has product MTHNLGMASYRLPGSGLGCPPDFKSPSESPQLPISAPSQPKRRKKSSNANSANSAASQPTPTPSPQDLLPPPPTGYGDTIVASNPFDDTPTHTPSPHLGHMHHGGPGMMGHMGGGGMGHGGPMGMNHMGMHPHHMGGPMGHHGPPHGPPHGGPHGGPMHGMPPHAMGHGPGHGSPHHGMGPHGPMGPGGPQGPPMRAMGMGMGSPMGHPMHMNSGMAQMGGLGPHGPIQRGGMSPMGTMPGAQMGGLSPMGGINQNLSPMGPMGGMSPMSQQQMNNKSVGSPMSGGNIGSPMSSMPGMGSPHGGGQGQMLGSPMNTSGGHMNNGPMGPPMNSPLGNGPPNHVPMGPHSAGHSQPVSSAGQTVGGQTSPNMAGVNSNNRMNLPNGAMTNQQSGNPNQLPHQLGHQQQPNSQQGPGQSQQQQANPQHQMQVSQPNQSPSMIANQQQPPNQSPAAQSQPLPPHPPHPQQQQQSHASPLPHQSPHAHHQQGPGPNSGSVGSGPGSGGPGPGGPMGPQQQQQMNPAGVGPGSNSLGGMNPAGMGPGGMGGMSSNPMGGMNHHPSHHPGNHLGNHPGNHQQNPHMPPSLGGGGGGGGGGGPNSMHHHMGMLPHGNMPPSHAGHRPPMGPGGPMGPGGPGGMGMGGPPMGGPMGHMGGMGGGMGGSPLQSPHMMGGPGGPGGPMGGPGGPMGGLGPPGNGPPPNHHHHMGMFGPKPMPVTSGKLYPPDQSKVFNPQNPNAPPIYPCGGCHKEVHDNDQGILCESGCNFWFHRTCSGLTEAAFLLIHHEVYAEWCCDKCLSSKNIPLVKFKP; this is encoded by the coding sequence ATGACACACAATTTGGGAATGGCATCGTATCGATTACCAGGCTCCGGACTGGGATGTCCGCCGGATTTCAAGTCACCATCAGAGTCACCCCAGCTGCCCATTTCGGCGCCCAGTCAGCCGAAGAGGCGAAAAAAAAGCTCTAACGCGAACAGTGCGAACTCTGCGGCCTCGCAGCCGACGCCGACGCCCTCACCTCAAGATTTACTGCCACCTCCACCAACGGGCTACGGCGATACAATTGTAGCGTCGAATCCATTCGATGACACGCCCACGCATACACCCTCTCCTCATCTCGGCCATATGCACCACGGAGGGCCAGGGATGATGGGTCATATGGGCGGTGGAGGGATGGGCCATGGAGGTCCAATGGGTATGAACCACATGGGTATGCATCCACATCACATGGGAGGACCGATGGGACATCATGGACCTCCACATGGTCCACCCCATGGTGGTCCTCATGGAGGTCCCATGCACGGAATGCCACCGCATGCAATGGGGCATGGACCTGGTCACGGATCTCCTCACCATGGTATGGGTCCTCACGGTCCAATGGGACCTGGTGGTCCACAAGGTCCTCCAATGCGAGCAATGGGCATGGGTATGGGTAGTCCTATGGGACATCCGATGCATATGAATTCTGGCATGGCACAAATGGGTGGTTTAGGTCCACATGGACCAATACAACGAGGTGGAATGAGCCCTATGGGCACAATGCCTGGAGCACAAATGGGAGGTCTAAGTCCAATGGGTGGCATCAATCAAAATTTGTCCCCAATGGGACCAATGGGTGGAATGTCACCAATGAGTCAACAgcaaatgaacaacaaatcagtAGGAAGCCCAATGAGTGGTGGAAACATAGGCAGTCCAATGAGCTCCATGCCCGGTATGGGTTCGCCTCATGGTGGTGGACAGGGTCAAATGTTGGGTAGCCCAATGAACACCAGTGGCGGTCATATGAACAATGGTCCGATGGGACCTCCAATGAATAGTCCTCTTGGTAATGGACCTCCAAATCACGTTCCCATGGGTCCGCATTCGGCAGGCCATAGTCAACCAGTGTCATCGGCCGGACAAACTGTCGGAGGACAAACTTCGCCGAATATGGCCGGtgttaatagtaataatagaaTGAACTTACCCAACGGTGCAATGACAAATCAGCAATCAGGGAATCCCAATCAATTACCTCATCAGCTGGGCCATCAACAGCAACCGAATAGTCAGCAAGGGCCAGGCCAATCCCAACAGCAGCAAGCAAATCCTCAACATCAAATGCAAGTGAGTCAGCCTAATCAGTCGCCCTCGATGATAGCTAATCAACAGCAGCCACCTAATCAATCTCCTGCCGCTCAGTCACAGCCTCTGCCACCTCATCCACCACATCctcaacagcagcaacaatcgCACGCGTCACCGTTGCCGCATCAGTCACCTCATGCTCACCATCAGCAAGGCCCTGGTCCAAACAGTGGTTCCGTAGGTAGTGGTCCCGGTTCGGGTGGGCCGGGTCCAGGAGGTCCCATGGGAccgcaacagcaacagcagatGAATCCGGCTGGTGTCGGTCCTGGTAGCAATAGTTTAGGTGGCATGAACCCAGCTGGTATGGGTCCTGGCGGAATGGGTGGAATGTCGTCGAACCCAATGGGTGGAATGAACCATCACCCTTCGCATCATCCCGGCAATCATCTTGGAAACCATCCTGGCAATCATCAACAAAATCCTCACATGCCTCCATCGTTGGGTGGCGGcggtggaggaggaggaggtggAGGTCCTAACAGTATGCATCATCACATGGGAATGTTACCGCACGGAAATATGCCACCGAGTCACGCCGGACATAGGCCACCGATGGGTCCAGGAGGTCCCATGGGTCCAGGTGGTCCCGGAGGTATGGGAATGGGAGGACCCCCGATGGGTGGCCCCATGGGCCATATGGGTGGCATGGGAGGCGGTATGGGTGGTAGCCCACTGCAATCTCCTCATATGATGGGTGGTCCGGGAGGACCTGGAGGACCGATGGGTGGCCCTGGCGGCCCAATGGGTGGTCTTGGGCCACCGGGAAATGGGCCACCGCCAAACCATCATCATCACATGGGTATGTTTGGCCCGAAACCGATGCCAGTGACGTCGGGGAAACTGTACCCACCAGATCAGTCGAAAGTGTTCAACCCACAGAATCCGAACGCACCTCCCATCTATCCCTGTGGGGGTTGTCACAAGGAGGTGCACGACAACGATCAAGGAATCTTGTGTGAATCCGGGTGCAACTTTTGGTTCCATAG